The Patescibacteria group bacterium genome has a segment encoding these proteins:
- a CDS encoding DHHA1 domain-containing protein, translating into GIIDDTGAFCHPNTTATTLKIAGQLMASGGRWQKILEARKQDLPQEKALALNQALANLEVDKKAGLIFSFIDYQLVSRSANGLGEIKIAGILSNIPEAKIALSLIEKTPGIIDVSLRSQKNRGINVDKIAQCFGGGGHKLAAGFKSQLTKEEIIEKIKKIMEG; encoded by the coding sequence GGCATAATCGATGATACCGGCGCTTTTTGCCATCCGAATACCACGGCAACCACTTTAAAAATAGCCGGCCAATTGATGGCCAGCGGAGGACGTTGGCAAAAAATACTTGAGGCCAGAAAACAGGATTTGCCGCAAGAAAAAGCGCTTGCCTTGAATCAGGCTCTTGCCAATTTGGAAGTTGATAAAAAAGCCGGCCTGATTTTTTCTTTTATAGACTATCAATTGGTTTCCCGGTCGGCTAACGGCCTTGGGGAAATAAAAATTGCCGGCATTTTAAGCAATATCCCCGAAGCCAAGATTGCCCTTTCTTTAATCGAAAAAACACCGGGAATAATCGATGTCTCTCTCCGGTCTCAGAAAAACCGCGGAATTAATGTAGATAAAATTGCCCAATGCTTTGGCGGCGGAGGACATAAGCTGGCCGCCGGTTTTAAGAGCCAACTGACTAAAGAAGAAATAATCGAAAAAATAAAAAAGATAATGGAAGGATAA